The Phaseolus vulgaris cultivar G19833 chromosome 5, P. vulgaris v2.0, whole genome shotgun sequence genomic interval ATTATCGTTTTAGGAAAATCAAAACCAGATGGTAGGTTACTCTTTTGTTGCGCTAAACCATATTCGATTGTCCAGGAGAACTAAAATGGTTGGAGTTGCTATGAAGAAATTGCTGGTGCTGAAATTATTGAAAGGTTATAGAGAGGAACTGCATGAAAAATGACATGGCTCGCATTTGTAGACGTAGATTACTTATGTTAAACGTTCCTCGGTTGCAGAAACACAGGAGGTACAGACTACAAAATGATAAACTTACATACTAGCATTCactcataaaaataaaactagaaacCCTTCTAACAAGAAACTGCAGTTCTGAGTAAATCGGAAAATGATTCAAGGTGAAAGCCATAATTTGGTCTAATTGCTGGCGTGGCGCAACTCTGGACGAACGAAGTCTGCATCTGCTGGCACAGAAATGTCTACTGTGGGTCTCAGTTTGGCGCAAACTTCAATGGCTCTATGCACTGGGTCTGAAAGGAAGTTGCCAAGTAAGTCCTGGTTAACAGGTGTTCCATTGTCCACCGCCACCAAGGCCTGCTGGGTAAGAATGTAGTCAAATCGTGGAGCCCATTTCCTCGAACCCAATCTAGCCGTGGTTGAGCAGTTATCAACCATGAAAGAAACACCACGAGCATGCATGAAAGGATTCAAAGAATCAACAGCCTCGATAACACTCTCATTAATGATTTCGGAGTAGGAATGCCCTTTCTTCCTCAGGATCTCAATCTAGAAATTCAGTAATCACAGATTAGATAcaaagttcatttttgctctacaCATCTCAAAAACATTTCCCTTTGTCACTGATAGTTAACTTAATCAGTCAGTCCAATTTGAAAGCAAAGGGAGACAAATATATAGGCAGGAAACTATGTAAATCCATTCCCAAAATAATAGCAAGAAAAAAATCCAACAGTACCTGGGCCATCATCAATGCCACAAAGACACCAGCAGTAAAAGGATATAATGGGCCTTGATCACCTGCTGGTCTTGTAGAACGGACACGCTCGCCAACCTTCCACATGCGGGTTTGATCAATGTTACCCATGGGGAAAGCAGCCAGACCCTCTTTCTCCTGTAAAACATATGTATTGTTTAAAGTCGGCGGTGCAAAGGCTTACTACTTTAAAGGGAAAATGAATATTCCCTTACATAAAAGCGACGTCCAGCCAAAACAACACTGCGAATCTCGCTACCACTGGCTACATCCTCGTAGCACTCATACAGAATGTCCATGCAAGGATAATAAGAAGCACTGTAAGCTTTCTCAAATATCCTTTTCTCATCTTCAGATAAAGCATTGTATACAGCTAGCATACCCTATCCAAAACCAATACGTGCAAAAAGGCTAGTCAGAACTCAAACAAATCACCATACCAGCACATTCTACAGGGTTTTGGGAAAGGGTGATGGTGTCCAACGGACAAAAAATAATGCTAGACTAGCGTGAAAATACAACCTTGGTTGAGATGGTTCTAGATATAATTCCAGTTATAGACTCAACAGTATTCTTATACGCCAGATCTTCGTCCATTCCCATCTCAGTGTATCTCCTAAACAAGGATTCCACAACTCCATGAACAGCGCCAAGTAAAATGCCTACAAAACCACCATGGCTGTAAGTCAGGACTTTGCCTTCAAGGAAGAGAAAAATTCCATTCCAGAGTTCTCACCTCTCTCTCCAAAGatatcactcttgtattcttgCTCTAATGTAGTGGCGAAAGTGAATGGAGAACCAAGGGCAACAGACCATGCCAAAGCAACATCAGTAGCCCTACCATCCACATCCTGCATGCAATtactcaaataaaataaattatccaaTCAACACACAGAAAGTGAAGATACAGGCTGAGGCAGAGCAAAAATAACCTGGTGGACGGCAAAACTTGCATTGATTCCAGCACCATTTATTTCTTTGCCTTGCACATAGAGCCTCCTTACAGAAGGACCCATCCCCTTTGGGCACACAGCAATTACACTAATGTTCTTAGGAAAGTCAAGTCCAATTGACTGCAAATGCCCAAGAAGAAAACCATGGGAAAGCCCAAGTATGCTGTTTGGTTTCAtgtgagaaaatattttttcataattatcaGCCTgcaagataaataaaaatattaaagtttctGGATTGAAATCAGCTATATCAGAAAAGTCCAAAATTATTGCAACAACACACCTTTGGTTATTTGTATTGGCAAAAAGGATATTCAAAAAGTACACTTTTCATTAGCGTTAGCATGTTATTGCAAAATCTAAGGCACCACGATACCAACAGGTCTTTTAACCTGACATGACTTCAGAAAACAAATAGTATCACATTCTtagaaaacttgagatttgGGACAGATCTTATCTTGCACTGTTAATATTTTGGAATAATATTTTCAGGAAAATGTTACAGAACtattaaataaagtttttatttaaaattataaatagggCAAATTAAGAATTGTGACAGTGTGGAAGCTGGTAATGGCAAACGGTAAACGAGCTGGTAATAGCAAACTTTAAACTGATGATGATCAAGTAAAGGAATATCTAATGCCATTTGGGGTGTGAAAATCGTGGTGGATTGGGGAATTGGAAGCTGCATTACCAGCACAGTTTTGGCTAAGTAGATGATAACATCTAAACACTTACAGTTCCAAAAGAAGACAAGCCTGATTTCTGATCACTCACGTAGAAATTAACCCAGCAATATTATAAAAAGAATTGCTAGTGATACTAAAAAAACCTCACTGTTATCATCACGCAATGCAGAATAACATCGTATATTAGTAATCAGACAGcttcaaaaacataaaaacagcAGCAGAAGAATCAGAATACGTATGTAGAGGATTGAGTTAAACTAATTAACCTGTGCGGAATCAGAAATTAACAACATCACAAGATCACTGCCCGATACAGTTTCCCATATGTCACCAAGAGTCCCACTCTCTTCAGTAAACCCAGCTGCCCGAGCTTCAGCAAAGGAACGAGAACCTTTCCTGAGTCCAATCTGCATTTTTAAATCATTGAAACGACAAACAATGAATTTAATCAGCCAGCCAGTCATTAATCAACAATTTCAGCACACATTCATATATTATAAACGAAACTGAACtagataagaaataaataaaaaaatcacaccTTGACCACAATATTAGACTTTGCTTCAGCAAGCGAGTCCCTTAGATTCTGAGCCTGGGCAGGTCCCTGGAAACATAGCGCTTTGTTAACAATCATATCAAAGCTAGGAAGTACAACATCATCAGAACAAAAATATTAAGTCATAACCTTTTAAGCTTAAACAAAATCTTAAAACATACTCTCTGAgctcaaatataaataaaattaactaattttGTGCTTGCCACGGGATTCCCAAGCCCAGGGTGCGCGAGCTCAACCGAAAAGTTTTAGGTCACTGAGAATCGAGATTCTCCACTACACGGACTCCCCCACAACATGCATCGAGCTTTTAAAGTTTATAATCGATGCCACAGATAACACATTTTAGCCTTTACTTAAATACGAATCTTCGAAAGTCACCTGAGATCCCCAGCCGATGACACCAATCTGCTTGATCCCCTTGAAAGCGTCGGGCAAAAGGTGGAACAAATCCCTGCCTCCTCTCACGATGTACTGCAATGAaccaaaataaacaataaacacAAGAAATTTTAAATTCACAAATCTGGAACCGGAAGAAAGCGTTCGAGAACCTCGTCGTGTCCGGCGAGGTTAATCTTCTCCTTCTTGAAAACCGTCGAGTCGAAATCGAGCAGCGCAGGGG includes:
- the LOC137835400 gene encoding ketol-acid reductoisomerase, chloroplastic; translated protein: MAAATTSCSSAIYAASETLAKPSSRSFSATSLALQSSSSKLAIKSLRLSGCGSALGARMVAAPAVKAPALLDFDSTVFKKEKINLAGHDEYIVRGGRDLFHLLPDAFKGIKQIGVIGWGSQGPAQAQNLRDSLAEAKSNIVVKIGLRKGSRSFAEARAAGFTEESGTLGDIWETVSGSDLVMLLISDSAQADNYEKIFSHMKPNSILGLSHGFLLGHLQSIGLDFPKNISVIAVCPKGMGPSVRRLYVQGKEINGAGINASFAVHQDVDGRATDVALAWSVALGSPFTFATTLEQEYKSDIFGERGILLGAVHGVVESLFRRYTEMGMDEDLAYKNTVESITGIISRTISTKGMLAVYNALSEDEKRIFEKAYSASYYPCMDILYECYEDVASGSEIRSVVLAGRRFYEKEGLAAFPMGNIDQTRMWKVGERVRSTRPAGDQGPLYPFTAGVFVALMMAQIEILRKKGHSYSEIINESVIEAVDSLNPFMHARGVSFMVDNCSTTARLGSRKWAPRFDYILTQQALVAVDNGTPVNQDLLGNFLSDPVHRAIEVCAKLRPTVDISVPADADFVRPELRHASN